The proteins below come from a single Aphanothece sacrum FPU1 genomic window:
- a CDS encoding retropepsin-like aspartic protease family protein, with amino-acid sequence MMIKKTIIAVVAFAGIAFAPNITTIKAQQPCFLQGSNGQLIDLSHLCGNPTSPPSQETVSPKSGMFKLPIKRRVSGIPVVDVTFNGKYTVEMLFDTGASGITIGTDMASAMGIKAHDSAYSQTAGGMVPIGIGRVYSVKAGELMAKNLEVSINPSLSKIGLLGQNFYGSYDVTIKQNQIELRARS; translated from the coding sequence ATGATGATTAAGAAAACGATTATTGCTGTAGTTGCCTTTGCTGGTATTGCTTTTGCTCCTAATATTACCACAATTAAAGCTCAGCAACCTTGTTTTTTACAGGGAAGTAATGGTCAACTTATTGATCTTAGTCATTTATGTGGCAATCCAACTTCTCCACCTTCGCAAGAGACTGTTTCTCCTAAGAGTGGAATGTTTAAATTGCCTATTAAACGTCGAGTGTCTGGAATTCCAGTAGTTGATGTTACTTTTAATGGAAAATATACAGTTGAAATGTTGTTTGATACAGGGGCGAGTGGTATTACAATTGGGACTGATATGGCATCTGCAATGGGAATAAAAGCTCATGACAGTGCTTATTCTCAAACCGCAGGTGGTATGGTTCCCATTGGTATTGGCCGAGTTTATTCTGTAAAAGCTGGAGAACTTATGGCTAAAAATTTGGAAGTTTCTATTAATCCTTCTTTGTCTAAAATTGGACTTTTAGGTCAAAATTTTTATGGTAGCTATGATGTAACAATTAAACAAAATCAGATTGAATTACGAGCTAGATCATAA